One segment of Triticum aestivum cultivar Chinese Spring chromosome 2A, IWGSC CS RefSeq v2.1, whole genome shotgun sequence DNA contains the following:
- the LOC123189621 gene encoding histidine protein methyltransferase 1 homolog, whose translation MKAPSLLVQCFPGLLPSKATSCVPIISERDLHLPSPAVELIPSKSAHPYKYAGEKVDVQGLDVFKGKVSVADMIAFSPSEVASSKHDGSLKYWESSITIVNIIKNEIRDGQLSFRGKRVLELGCGSGLAGIFACLKGASIVHFQDTNAETIRCRTMPNVLANLEQARDRQNRPSESPVTPSRQLLAPVVHFYAGEWDELPTILSVVHPPAQPTNLSFSEDDFMDGCSSHDGSSIVGQDPRRSRKLSGSRAWERASETDPADGGYDVILISEIPNAVNSLRKLYALITKCLRPPYGVLYVASKKNMVGSSGGARQLKSLMEEEGVLGGHFLTEISDREIWKFFFK comes from the exons ATGAAGGCACCATCGCTTCTTGTTCAGTGTTTCCCTGGCTTGCTTCCAAGCAAGGCCACTAGTTGTGTGCCGATTATATCAGAGAGGGATCTGCATCTACCATCACCAGCTGTTGAACTAATCCCTTCAAAG AGTGCTCATCCTTACAaatatgctggagagaaggtcgaTGTCCAAGGTCTTGATGTTTTCAAG GGGAAGGTCAGTGTAGCAGATATGATAGCCTTTTCCCCTTCTGAAGTAGCATCATCAAAGCATGATG GTAGTCTCAAATATTGGGAGAGTTCCATCACTATTGTGAATATTATTAAGAATGAGATCCGTGATGGGCAGCTGAGCTTCAGGGGCAAGCGAGTTCTAGAG CTTGGATGTGGATCTGGCCTTGCTGGGATTTTTGCCTGCTTGAAG GGTGCATCTATAGTTCACTTCCAGGACACAAATGCAGAAACCATAAGATGCAGAACAATGCCCAATGTGCTTGCGAATCTTGAGCAGGCTCGGGACAGGCAGAACAGACCATCAGAGAGCCCGGTTACACCATCCAGACAGTTGTTAGCTCCCGTTGTCCATTTCTATGCCGGGGAGTGGGATGAGCTCCCCACAATTCTCTCAGTTGTGCATCCACCTGCACAACCAACAAACCTTAGCTTCTCTGAGGATGATTTTATGGATGGCTGCAGTAGCCATGACGGAAGCAGTATAGTTGGTCAGGACCCCAGGCGATCGAGGAAGCTTTCTGGCAGCCGTGCATGGGAGAGGGCCAGCGAGACCGACCCAGCAGATGGAGGGTACGATGTAATTTTGATTTCTGAGATCCCTAATGCGGTGAACTCTCTAAGGAAGCTCTATGCCCTTATCACTAAG TGCCTACGCCCTCCTTATGGAGTCTTGTATGTGGCTTCAAAGAAGAACATGGTTGGTTCAAGCGGGGGCGCAAGGCAGCTTAAAAGTTTGATGGAGGAGGAAGGTGTCCTTGGTGGTCACTTCTTGACTGAGATATCTGACCGGGAGATATGGAAGTTCTTTTTCAAGTAA